The DNA region CTGTAAAGCGGCTCCACAGCTGCACACCTTCTGCTCTTCGGGTAGATCAATTTCGGTGGTCTCACGAGGTAGATGTTCAGGCAGAGGTTCTCGGCCTCCATGGCCCTTTTTCTTCACCCTCGTGTGTGCTTTTACCGGTCGCTCTTCAGTCTCCTCTTGCCGGTCCTCTGAAATACATTCGGCTTCATTAAAGAGTTCCGCTTGTTTTTGCTCGACGTCATTTAGTTTTTCTGTCGATTTGGCAAAAAACCGGTTGAGGATAATCTGGTACTTTTCTTCCAGTTGCTCATAGGCTAGTTTTTGCTTGAGGTTTTCATTTTGCAGATTACGTACCATCTGCTGCAATTCATCTATGTTTTCCGGTAATGATTCCGGTCCTGTTTCTTCACTCACAGGACCGGATTGTATCAGATATGTTGTTTTTCTTCTAGACCTTAACTGACCTTTGTGTACTCGAGTTCACGATGGGCTTTCCAAATATTCAGTCCGTCCAGCAGTAGTCGCCACTGCTGTCCGCTTATCCGGTGCACCTCATGTGCCTCCGCAGGCCAGGGAAATGTGTCCTGCTCGAGGCGCTTCTGCCAGAGACAAAATCCGTTACGATCCCAATAGATTGCCTTCATTAAGGTGCGTTTTCGGTTGCAGAATATGAACAGTGCTTTTTGAAACGGATCAAGTTCCATCTCTTCCTGTACTACCGCCGCAAGTCCGGCTGATTGTTTTCTCATATCTGTGGCTCCGGGCTTTACGAACAGCTGTACCTTTGACAGGTCAAGGAACATTAGAGGTGCTCCAGAACAGAGAGTACGGTGTGCAGTGTTTCAGGATTCACTCCCGAATACACTTCAACTCGATAATGATTTGG from Chitinivibrionales bacterium includes:
- the tnpB gene encoding IS66 family insertion sequence element accessory protein TnpB, with product MFLDLSKVQLFVKPGATDMRKQSAGLAAVVQEEMELDPFQKALFIFCNRKRTLMKAIYWDRNGFCLWQKRLEQDTFPWPAEAHEVHRISGQQWRLLLDGLNIWKAHRELEYTKVS